In Labrus mixtus chromosome 3, fLabMix1.1, whole genome shotgun sequence, a single window of DNA contains:
- the ndufa11 gene encoding NADH dehydrogenase [ubiquinone] 1 alpha subcomplex subunit 11: MGYWDLQEGTDCVEKTWITTKLATALGLVGSAYHIVAYQPDSALVALQRATNTTVTMATMGAIFGMATCLTAQARETPDDPINYFIGGCASGIFLGARTHSAMTGTTACVGLGTVAFFTKVGKMEGWKIIGPPKL, from the exons ATGGGGTACTGGGACCTACAAGAAGGCACAGACTGTGTCGAAAAAACATGGATAACTACCAAACTGGCCACAGCTTTGG GCCTGGTAGGTTCAGCCTATCACATAGTGGCATACCAGCCTGATTCTGCACTGGTAGCGTTACAGAGGGCAACCAACACAACTGTCACCATGG CCACCATGGGAGCCATCTTTGGCATGGCGACATGTCTCACTGCTCAGGCTCGTGAAACCCCAGATGACCCGATTAATTACTTCATTGGAGGCTGTGCCTCTGGAATCTTCCTGGGAGCAAGAA CCCACAGTGCTATGACTGGTACGACAGCGTGTGTTGGACTCGGGACTGTGGCATTCTTTACGAAAGTGGGcaagatggagggatggaagaTAATTGGACCCCCCAAACTATGA
- the mrpl55 gene encoding large ribosomal subunit protein mL55 — protein sequence MFLKLCARRSSLLWTVSPLRLQPAALLHSQTPHLNSNRTSVVRCGRQKYERQYPVLLVRPDGSTVNIRYNEPRRLLLMPVNLSTLSEEERRARQKKREVKRTVKETAVDYEDDFKADTYSHFWKKK from the exons ATGTTTCTGAAGCTTTGTGCTAGACGGAGTTCTTTATTATG GACAGTGTCACCTCTCCGCCTGCAGCCGGCAGCGCTGCTCCATAGTCAAACTCCTCATCTGAACTCCAACAGGACGTCAGTGGTGCGCTGTGGTCGTCAGAAATATGAGAGACAATACCCAGTGCTGCTGGTCCGGCCCGATGGATCTACAGTCAATATCAGATACAATGAACCCAGACGCCTCCTCTTG ATGCCAGTGAACCTGTCCACTCTGTCTGAAGAAGAGCGTCGAGCTcggcagaaaaagagagaagtcaAGAGAACGGTCAAAGAGACAGCCGTCGACTATGAAGATGACTTCAAAGCTGACACATACAGCCACTTCTGGAAGAAGAAATAA